Genomic window (Zingiber officinale cultivar Zhangliang chromosome 2B, Zo_v1.1, whole genome shotgun sequence):
GCTCCGCTGCCTCCggcgacaagaagaagaagaagacgaaggcgAAGAAGGGATCCGAGACCTATAAAATCTACATCTTCAGGGTGCTCAAGCAGGTTCACCCGGACATCGGGATCTCCAGCAAGGCCATGTCCATCATGAACTCCTTCATCAATGACATCTTCGAGAAGCTCGCCCAGGAGGCGGCCCGCCTGGCTCGCTACAACAAGAAGCCGACCATCACCTCCCGCGAGATCCAGACCTCCGTCCGCCTCGTTCTTCCGGGTGAACTCGCGAAGCATGCCGTCTCCGAAGGCACAAAGTCCGTCACCAAGTTTACCAGTTCTTGAATTGACCTACTTCAATTGGTTCTCCGCTGATCCTGCCTCTGATCTCGATATCTAGGGTTTTTCTTGTTGGCTGTGTTACTTTCTTGGTAGTTTCTCAGTAGCTTGTCGATCATGTAACATTCTACTTCTCGTTTTTTATTAGTCATAATTCTCTTGAATTTAAtctgcttttttttttaaatttttgaaaactcaCAATTCAAATACAATTTGGCCGCCGGTGCCAACAAAGTAAAGTAATCAAATGGCCACCTCACCTCCCACTCAAGCAGGAAGCAAAATTTCACTTGGCCTCAGGAGTTTTTCTAATTTCTATTTTACCCTTGTATGATAAAAGGTGGAGGTGCGTTTTGTTAATTGAAAATGTTATAACAATTTGGGGTTAAAATGATATTTTCCGTTTAGGGGAACTGTCGGCGGTGGGCGAAAATATTAAGCCCTTTTGTCGCCGTCCAGAGCACACGAGAGAGAGGAGGAGATAGGCACGCCGGATCTCTAga
Coding sequences:
- the LOC122045027 gene encoding histone H2B-like; its protein translation is MAPKAAEKKPAEKKPAASDKPAEEKEKKAAAEKAPAEKKPKVGKRLPSKDSSAASGDKKKKKTKAKKGSETYKIYIFRVLKQVHPDIGISSKAMSIMNSFINDIFEKLAQEAARLARYNKKPTITSREIQTSVRLVLPGELAKHAVSEGTKSVTKFTSS